A single window of Mycobacterium sp. ITM-2016-00318 DNA harbors:
- a CDS encoding DUF1844 domain-containing protein produces MTEVPDIRELADIPAVEVITRAAVMLMSAAAEKLGLSSEDPDDSPKRDLDEARRLITALAGLVSASAEYLGPHAGPVRDGLKSLQLAFRESSAAPDDPGQGPGEKYTGPVW; encoded by the coding sequence ATGACCGAGGTTCCTGACATTCGCGAGCTGGCCGACATTCCCGCCGTCGAGGTGATCACAAGGGCGGCGGTGATGTTGATGAGCGCCGCGGCGGAGAAACTCGGCCTCTCGTCGGAGGACCCCGATGACAGCCCCAAGCGCGACCTCGACGAGGCGCGCAGGCTGATCACCGCACTGGCCGGCCTGGTCTCGGCATCGGCGGAGTACCTCGGCCCGCATGCAGGCCCGGTGCGCGACGGATTGAAGAGCCTGCAACTGGCATTCCGCGAGTCCAGCGCCGCTCCCGACGACCCCGGCCAGGGTCCCGGCGAGAAATACACCGGCCCGGTCTGGTAA
- a CDS encoding acyl-CoA dehydrogenase family protein produces the protein MLEWSDVDIAVRDAVREFIDKEVRPHVDALESGEMEPYPIIRKLFATFGIDALAKESLEKRLARMREGTEKSSGGGSGGMFGGDGGSAGMGFVVVSELCRVCMGVVTGMGVSLGLTVPTIAGRGTLAQQERWLPGLVTYEKVGAWAITEPDSGSDAFGGMKSYVTRDGADYILNGQKTFITNGPDADVVVVYAKLDEGDGADKRDRKVLTFVLDRGMEGFVQSKPFRKMGIHSSRTGELFFNNVRLGRDRLLGETEDNSAGDGRASARSNFSAERIGVAAMALGVIEECLRLCVDYAKSRTLWGQEIGQFQLIQLKLANMEVARMNVRNMLFRVIEAAQTGAEISLPEASAIKWYCSQAATDVAMDAVQLFGGNGYMTEYRVEQLARDAKSLMIYAGSNEVQITHVARGLLSD, from the coding sequence ATGCTGGAGTGGTCTGACGTAGACATCGCCGTGCGCGACGCAGTGCGCGAGTTCATCGACAAAGAGGTTCGGCCCCATGTCGACGCGCTGGAAAGCGGTGAGATGGAGCCCTACCCCATCATCCGCAAGCTGTTCGCCACCTTCGGGATCGATGCGCTGGCGAAGGAATCGTTGGAGAAGCGACTGGCCCGGATGCGCGAGGGCACCGAAAAATCCAGCGGCGGCGGGTCGGGCGGAATGTTCGGCGGCGACGGCGGCTCGGCGGGCATGGGCTTCGTCGTCGTCAGCGAACTGTGCCGGGTCTGCATGGGTGTGGTGACCGGCATGGGCGTCAGCCTCGGTCTGACGGTGCCGACCATCGCGGGCCGCGGCACGCTCGCGCAGCAGGAACGGTGGCTGCCGGGCCTGGTCACCTACGAGAAGGTCGGCGCATGGGCGATCACCGAGCCCGACTCCGGCTCGGACGCCTTCGGCGGCATGAAGTCGTATGTGACCCGCGACGGCGCGGATTACATCCTCAACGGGCAGAAGACATTCATCACCAACGGGCCCGACGCCGACGTGGTCGTGGTGTACGCCAAGCTCGACGAGGGCGACGGAGCTGACAAGCGCGACCGCAAGGTCTTGACGTTCGTACTCGATCGCGGGATGGAGGGCTTCGTCCAGTCGAAGCCCTTCCGCAAGATGGGTATTCACAGTTCACGCACCGGAGAGCTGTTCTTCAACAACGTCCGTCTCGGCCGGGACCGGCTGCTGGGCGAGACCGAGGACAACTCCGCCGGCGACGGCCGGGCCAGCGCGCGGTCGAACTTCTCCGCCGAGCGGATCGGCGTCGCCGCAATGGCTCTCGGCGTCATCGAAGAGTGTTTGCGGCTATGCGTGGACTACGCCAAGAGCCGCACCTTGTGGGGCCAGGAGATCGGCCAGTTCCAGTTGATCCAACTCAAGCTCGCCAATATGGAAGTGGCCCGAATGAACGTCCGCAACATGCTCTTCCGGGTCATCGAAGCCGCACAGACCGGAGCGGAGATCTCACTGCCTGAGGCATCGGCGATCAAGTGGTACTGCTCGCAGGCGGCGACCGATGTCGCGATGGACGCGGTGCAGCTGTTCGGCGGCAACGGCTACATGACGGAGTACCGCGTCGAGCAGCTGGCCCGCGACGCCAAATCGCTGATGATTTACGCGGGGAGCAACGAAGTACAGATCACGCATGTGGCGCGGGGCCTGCTCAGCGACTAA
- the rpmI gene encoding 50S ribosomal protein L35, whose translation MPKAKTHSGASKRFRRTGTGKIVREKANRRHLLEYKSSKRTRRLEGRTEVSANDKKRVNKLLNG comes from the coding sequence ATGCCCAAGGCGAAGACCCACAGCGGAGCGTCAAAGCGGTTCCGGCGCACCGGCACCGGAAAGATCGTCCGCGAGAAGGCCAACCGTAGGCACCTGCTCGAGTACAAGTCGAGCAAGCGCACCCGCCGCCTCGAGGGGCGCACCGAGGTGTCGGCCAACGACAAGAAGCGCGTCAACAAGCTGCTCAACGGCTAG
- the infC gene encoding translation initiation factor IF-3, which translates to MSTETRVNERIRVPEVRLIGPGGEQVGIVRIEDALRVAVDADLDLVEVAPDAKPPVCKIMDYGKYKYEAAQKARESRKNQQQTVVKEQKLRPKIDPHDYETKKGHVIRFLEAGSKVKVTIMFRGREQSRPELGYRLLQRLGADVADYGFVETSAKQDGRNMTMVLAPHRGAKTRAKAAHDADAPAAQRAGAAPAEPPATPTETT; encoded by the coding sequence ATCAGCACTGAGACCCGTGTCAACGAACGCATTCGAGTACCTGAAGTCCGCCTCATCGGACCGGGTGGCGAGCAGGTAGGAATCGTGCGTATCGAAGACGCTCTCCGCGTCGCCGTCGATGCCGATCTCGATCTCGTAGAAGTAGCCCCAGACGCCAAACCGCCGGTTTGCAAGATCATGGACTACGGCAAGTACAAATACGAGGCGGCTCAGAAGGCACGCGAGTCTCGCAAGAACCAGCAGCAGACCGTCGTCAAGGAACAGAAGCTGCGTCCCAAGATCGACCCCCACGATTACGAGACCAAGAAGGGTCACGTCATCCGCTTCCTGGAAGCCGGGTCGAAGGTCAAGGTGACGATCATGTTCCGCGGACGCGAGCAGTCGAGACCCGAGCTCGGCTACCGACTCCTGCAGCGGCTGGGCGCCGACGTCGCCGATTACGGTTTCGTCGAGACGTCGGCCAAGCAGGACGGGCGCAATATGACGATGGTGCTGGCCCCGCATCGCGGCGCGAAGACTCGCGCCAAGGCGGCGCACGACGCCGATGCACCCGCCGCCCAGCGCGCCGGCGCTGCGCCGGCCGAGCCCCCAGCGACACCGACCGAAACAACATAG
- a CDS encoding SDR family NAD(P)-dependent oxidoreductase, which yields MDLGITGRTALVLGAGGGLGSAIAVRLAEEGANVAAAGRTADKIAETVKRVQSAGAKALPLTWDLGDIDSIDGHVSKIENSLGPVDILVNNTGGPPPTPAAGQDAATWRASFEQMILSVIVITDRVLPGMRERAWGRILTSTSGGALSPIPTSRSPTPCAPACTHGRRRSPMRWAATV from the coding sequence ATGGATCTCGGCATCACCGGACGTACCGCACTCGTACTCGGCGCAGGCGGCGGTCTCGGTAGCGCGATCGCAGTGCGCCTCGCCGAAGAGGGCGCCAACGTCGCGGCGGCAGGACGCACTGCCGACAAAATCGCCGAGACCGTGAAGCGGGTCCAGAGCGCAGGTGCGAAGGCGCTGCCGCTCACCTGGGACCTTGGCGACATCGATTCCATCGACGGGCATGTGTCCAAAATCGAGAACTCCCTTGGGCCGGTGGACATTCTGGTCAACAACACCGGCGGTCCGCCGCCGACGCCTGCCGCGGGTCAGGACGCCGCCACCTGGCGCGCGAGCTTCGAGCAGATGATCCTCTCGGTCATCGTGATCACCGACAGGGTGCTGCCCGGTATGCGCGAGCGCGCCTGGGGCCGCATCCTCACCTCGACGTCGGGTGGCGCGCTCAGCCCCATCCCAACCTCGCGATCTCCAACACCCTGCGCGCCAGCCTGCACACATGGTCGAAGACGCTCGCCGATGAGGTGGGCCGCGACGGTGTGA
- a CDS encoding fumarylacetoacetate hydrolase family protein: protein MRLRTLTADGAACVALPDGRLARVDRILGGAPNHLLGLLEAGSLDRLADAVAAGVADAACVDPDSPVAAPWTRPHKILGIGLNYGAHAGDLGEQAPRTSPASFIKGDHTIVGPDEPTVVPQGIGRVTAETELGLVIGRTCYQVGVEEAMSYVAGVVPVLDQTAEAILLENPRYLTRVKNYPTFFSFGPDLITLDEVLSVGPLQALRVATVDNGTVHREDTVAGMTFSPAELLSFHSHVMPFYPGDILSTGTPGAVPIVAGDIVRCELGDGFASLTNPVQ from the coding sequence ATGCGCCTTCGAACGCTCACGGCCGACGGCGCGGCATGTGTCGCACTGCCCGACGGCAGGCTCGCCCGTGTCGATCGCATTCTCGGCGGCGCGCCAAACCATCTTCTCGGCCTGCTGGAGGCGGGGTCGCTGGACCGGCTCGCCGACGCGGTCGCTGCCGGTGTCGCCGACGCTGCCTGCGTGGATCCCGATTCACCTGTCGCCGCGCCGTGGACACGGCCACACAAGATCCTCGGCATCGGCCTGAACTACGGCGCGCACGCAGGAGACCTCGGCGAGCAGGCTCCGCGCACATCGCCCGCCTCGTTCATCAAGGGCGACCACACCATCGTCGGACCGGATGAGCCGACCGTGGTTCCGCAGGGGATCGGTCGCGTCACGGCGGAGACGGAACTGGGCCTCGTCATCGGCCGGACCTGCTATCAGGTCGGAGTCGAAGAAGCGATGTCCTACGTCGCGGGTGTCGTGCCCGTCCTCGACCAGACCGCCGAGGCGATCCTGCTGGAGAACCCGCGCTATCTCACCCGCGTGAAGAACTACCCGACCTTCTTCTCCTTTGGGCCCGATCTGATCACGCTCGACGAGGTGCTTTCGGTAGGACCGCTGCAGGCACTGCGGGTCGCGACCGTGGACAACGGCACGGTGCATCGTGAGGACACCGTCGCGGGCATGACCTTCTCCCCCGCGGAGCTGCTCAGCTTCCACAGTCACGTCATGCCGTTCTATCCCGGCGACATACTGTCCACGGGAACGCCGGGCGCGGTGCCCATTGTGGCGGGCGATATCGTGCGCTGCGAACTGGGCGACGGCTTCGCATCGCTGACCAACCCCGTGCAGTAG
- a CDS encoding SDR family oxidoreductase gives MAASAATMALGRYGRPDEYADVAAFLCSERASYVTGSVIRVDGGQLKSVV, from the coding sequence ATGGCCGCCAGTGCGGCGACGATGGCGCTCGGTCGCTACGGGCGTCCCGACGAGTACGCCGATGTCGCCGCCTTCCTCTGCAGCGAGCGGGCATCGTACGTGACGGGCTCGGTGATCCGGGTGGACGGCGGACAGCTCAAGAGCGTCGTCTAG
- the rplT gene encoding 50S ribosomal protein L20, producing the protein MARVKRAVNAQKKRRTVLKASKGYRGQRSRLYRKAKEQQLHSLNYAYRDRRARKGEFRKLWISRINAAARANDITYNRLIQGLKAAGVEVDRKILAELAVSDPTAFTALVDVATGALPEDVNAPSGEAA; encoded by the coding sequence ATGGCACGCGTGAAGCGCGCAGTCAACGCCCAGAAGAAGCGGCGGACAGTACTCAAGGCCTCGAAGGGCTACCGCGGGCAGCGGTCCCGGCTGTATCGCAAAGCCAAAGAGCAGCAGCTGCATTCTCTGAACTATGCGTACCGTGACCGCCGTGCCCGTAAGGGCGAGTTCCGCAAGCTGTGGATCTCCCGGATCAACGCCGCGGCCCGCGCCAACGACATCACCTACAACCGGCTGATCCAGGGCCTGAAGGCCGCGGGCGTCGAGGTGGATCGCAAGATCCTCGCCGAGCTCGCCGTCAGCGATCCGACCGCGTTCACCGCGCTGGTGGACGTCGCCACGGGCGCGCTGCCCGAGGATGTGAACGCCCCGTCCGGCGAGGCTGCCTGA
- the pheS gene encoding phenylalanine--tRNA ligase subunit alpha: MADQPIDLSEEALAKLVGAARHAFDQAGDLDALARAKTEHLGDRSPLALARQALGSLPKADRADAGKRVNVVRAQAQRSYDERLEVLRAERDAAVLVAESIDVTLPSTRQPIGARHPITILAEHIADTFVAMGWELAEGPEVETEQFNFDALNFPPDHPARSEQDTFYVAPDGSRQVLRTHTSPVQIRALLERELPVYIISIGRTFRTDELDATHTPVFHQVEGLAVDKGLTMAHLRGTLDAFARSEFGPLGRTRFRPHFFPFTEPSAEVDVWFENKKGGPGYVEWGGCGMVNPNVLRACGIDPEVYSGFAFGMGLERTLQFRNGIPDMRDMVEGDVRFSLPFGVGA, from the coding sequence GTGGCTGATCAGCCCATAGACCTGTCGGAGGAAGCACTGGCCAAGCTGGTCGGTGCGGCCCGCCATGCCTTTGACCAAGCCGGCGACCTCGACGCCCTCGCGCGGGCAAAGACCGAACATCTGGGCGACCGATCGCCGCTTGCGCTCGCCCGCCAGGCGCTGGGTTCGCTGCCCAAAGCCGACCGCGCCGACGCAGGCAAGCGGGTGAACGTCGTGCGGGCACAGGCGCAGCGCAGCTACGACGAGCGCCTGGAGGTGCTGCGAGCCGAGCGGGACGCCGCGGTGCTGGTCGCCGAGAGCATCGACGTGACGCTGCCGTCGACACGCCAACCGATCGGCGCCCGTCATCCGATCACGATCCTCGCCGAGCACATCGCCGACACGTTCGTCGCGATGGGCTGGGAGCTGGCCGAAGGGCCCGAGGTCGAGACCGAGCAGTTCAACTTCGACGCGCTCAACTTCCCGCCGGACCATCCGGCCCGCAGCGAGCAGGACACCTTCTACGTCGCACCGGACGGCTCGCGCCAGGTGCTGCGCACGCACACCTCACCGGTGCAGATCCGCGCCCTGCTCGAACGCGAGCTGCCCGTGTACATCATCTCGATCGGCCGCACGTTCCGCACCGACGAGTTGGACGCCACCCACACTCCGGTCTTTCACCAGGTCGAGGGCCTCGCCGTCGACAAGGGGCTGACCATGGCCCATCTGCGCGGCACGCTGGACGCCTTCGCCCGGTCTGAGTTCGGACCGCTGGGCCGCACCCGCTTCCGGCCGCACTTCTTCCCGTTCACCGAGCCGTCCGCAGAAGTCGACGTCTGGTTCGAGAACAAGAAGGGCGGCCCAGGCTACGTCGAGTGGGGCGGCTGCGGCATGGTCAACCCGAATGTGTTGCGCGCCTGTGGTATCGACCCAGAGGTGTATTCGGGCTTCGCGTTCGGGATGGGGTTGGAGCGCACGCTGCAATTCCGCAACGGCATCCCCGATATGCGCGACATGGTCGAGGGTGACGTCCGGTTCTCCCTGCCGTTCGGGGTTGGCGCCTGA
- the pheT gene encoding phenylalanine--tRNA ligase subunit beta, translating into MRLPYSWLRAVVQAGAPGWDVPADELEQTLIRIGHEVEDIIPVGPVSGPLTVGRVLEIDELTEFKKPIRAAKVAVGEAQPRDIVCGATNFAVGDLVVVALPGTTLPGDFTITARKTYGRASDGMICSTAELNLGTDHSGILVLPPGTAEPGTPAADVLGLDDTVFHLAITPDRGYCLSVRGMAREIANAYDLDYVDPADVAPLPVDGEALPVSIDPGTGVLRFGLRPVTGIDPAAVSPWWLQRRLLLSGIRAISPAVDVTNYVMLELGHPMHAHDRSLITRGFRVRFAEPGETVVTLDDIERKLDSADVLIVDDVATAAIGGVMGAGTTEVRGTTTDVLLEAAVWDPAAVSRTLRRLHLPSEAARRYERGVDPAVSVAALDRCSALLAEIAGGTAEPKLTDWRGEPPRANWSPPPVGMPADLPDRTAGIDYPEGTTQRRLTQIGAKVAVEGSLVTATPPSWRPDLKQPADLVEEVLRLEGLERIPSVLPQAPAGRGLTPVQKRRRAVGKSLALNGYVEILPTPFLPAGVFDQWGLPRDDPRRTACTVLNPLEADRPELATTLLPGLLESLSRNVSRGAVDAALFAIEQVVEPTSQTRAVELIPTDRRPTDAEIATLDASLPNQPEHVGLVLTGLREPAGPWGPGRPVHATDAFEAVRIIGRAAGIELTLRPAQYLPWHPGRCAEVLVGDTVVGHAGQLHPAVIERSGLPKGTCAVEVNLDAIPLTETLPAPAVSPFPAVFQDIALIVGDDVAAQSVVDAVREGAGELLEDVRLFDVYTGPQIGEGRKSLAFALRFRAADRTLTEDEASAARDAAVANAAHRVGAEQRR; encoded by the coding sequence ATGCGACTTCCCTACAGCTGGCTGCGGGCCGTCGTCCAGGCTGGCGCTCCCGGCTGGGACGTTCCCGCTGACGAACTCGAGCAGACGCTGATCCGCATCGGCCACGAGGTCGAAGACATCATTCCGGTCGGTCCCGTCAGCGGCCCGCTGACGGTCGGCCGTGTGCTCGAGATCGATGAGCTCACCGAGTTCAAGAAGCCGATACGTGCGGCCAAAGTTGCCGTCGGCGAGGCGCAGCCTCGCGACATCGTTTGCGGTGCAACCAATTTCGCTGTCGGTGATCTGGTCGTCGTGGCTCTGCCCGGCACCACGCTGCCCGGCGACTTCACCATCACCGCGCGAAAGACGTACGGCCGCGCGTCCGACGGCATGATCTGCTCGACGGCCGAGCTGAACCTCGGCACCGACCATTCCGGCATCCTCGTGTTGCCGCCTGGCACGGCCGAGCCGGGCACGCCCGCCGCCGACGTGCTCGGCCTCGACGACACCGTGTTCCACCTCGCGATCACTCCCGACCGCGGCTACTGCCTCTCGGTCCGCGGGATGGCCCGCGAGATCGCCAACGCCTACGACCTGGACTACGTCGATCCCGCCGACGTCGCGCCGTTACCCGTCGACGGCGAGGCACTGCCGGTGTCGATCGACCCAGGAACCGGCGTGCTGCGCTTCGGGCTTCGCCCGGTCACCGGAATCGATCCGGCCGCGGTTTCGCCGTGGTGGTTGCAGAGGCGGCTGTTGCTCAGCGGGATCCGGGCGATCTCACCTGCGGTCGACGTGACGAACTATGTGATGCTCGAGCTCGGCCACCCGATGCACGCGCATGACCGCAGCCTGATCACCAGAGGCTTCCGCGTCCGCTTCGCCGAGCCGGGGGAGACCGTGGTCACCCTCGACGACATCGAACGCAAGCTGGACAGCGCTGACGTCCTCATCGTCGACGACGTCGCCACCGCTGCCATCGGCGGCGTGATGGGCGCGGGCACCACCGAGGTGCGCGGCACCACCACCGATGTGCTTCTCGAGGCCGCCGTCTGGGATCCGGCCGCGGTGTCGCGAACACTGCGGCGGCTGCATCTGCCCAGCGAGGCCGCGCGCCGCTACGAGCGTGGCGTCGACCCGGCTGTCTCAGTCGCCGCCCTGGACAGATGCTCGGCGCTGCTGGCCGAGATCGCAGGCGGCACAGCCGAACCCAAGCTGACCGACTGGCGCGGCGAGCCGCCGCGCGCCAACTGGTCACCCCCTCCGGTCGGCATGCCGGCCGATCTGCCCGACCGCACCGCAGGGATCGACTATCCCGAGGGCACCACCCAGCGCAGGCTCACCCAGATCGGCGCGAAGGTGGCCGTCGAAGGCTCGCTGGTCACCGCCACACCGCCGAGTTGGCGACCCGACCTCAAGCAGCCCGCTGACCTGGTCGAGGAGGTGCTGCGGCTGGAGGGCCTTGAACGCATTCCCTCCGTGCTTCCGCAGGCGCCTGCCGGACGCGGCCTGACGCCGGTGCAGAAGCGTCGTCGCGCGGTCGGTAAGTCACTGGCGCTCAACGGATATGTCGAGATCCTCCCGACGCCGTTCCTACCCGCGGGTGTATTCGATCAGTGGGGACTGCCGCGCGACGATCCGCGTCGGACCGCGTGCACCGTGCTCAACCCCCTCGAGGCCGACCGCCCGGAATTGGCCACCACACTGCTGCCGGGACTGCTGGAATCGCTGTCCCGCAACGTTTCCCGAGGCGCTGTCGACGCGGCACTGTTCGCGATCGAGCAGGTGGTCGAGCCGACCTCGCAGACGCGCGCGGTCGAATTGATCCCGACCGACCGCAGGCCGACCGATGCCGAGATCGCGACCCTCGACGCGTCGCTGCCGAATCAACCCGAACACGTCGGCCTCGTGCTCACCGGCCTGCGGGAACCGGCAGGTCCGTGGGGGCCAGGCCGCCCCGTCCACGCCACCGATGCGTTCGAGGCCGTGCGGATCATCGGCCGCGCTGCGGGCATCGAGTTGACTCTGCGCCCCGCGCAGTATCTGCCCTGGCATCCCGGCCGATGTGCCGAAGTGCTCGTCGGCGACACAGTCGTCGGCCATGCGGGCCAACTGCATCCTGCGGTGATCGAACGGTCAGGGCTGCCGAAGGGCACGTGCGCGGTCGAGGTGAACCTCGACGCCATTCCGCTCACCGAGACACTGCCGGCACCCGCGGTGTCCCCGTTTCCGGCGGTGTTCCAGGACATTGCGCTCATCGTCGGTGACGACGTGGCCGCGCAGAGCGTCGTCGACGCGGTGCGCGAAGGCGCGGGGGAGCTGCTGGAAGACGTTCGGCTGTTCGACGTGTACACCGGTCCGCAGATCGGCGAGGGCCGCAAGTCACTGGCCTTCGCACTCCGTTTCCGGGCAGCGGACCGGACGCTGACCGAAGACGAGGCCAGCGCCGCCCGTGACGCCGCGGTCGCGAACGCCGCGCACCGGGTCGGAGCCGAGCAGCGCCGCTGA
- a CDS encoding oxygenase MpaB family protein has product MTASSTTRRSHPADPLGPDSLTWKYFGDLRTGMMGVWIGALQNMYPELGAAVEEHSILLREPLQRVARSVYPIMGVVYDGERAARTGQQVKGFHSTIKGVDSEGRRYHALNPETFYWAHATFFMLVIKTAEYFCGGLTEADKRQLFDEHVQWYAQYGMSMRPVPKSWEEFCEYWDRVCSDELEINRATLDIFSIKIPKPWFVLMPTPVWDQIFKPMVAGQRWIAAGLFDPVVREKAGMRWTPGDEVLLRLFGKLVEMAFVVVPDEIRLHPRALAAYRRASGRIPDDAPLVEAPAFMAPPRDRRDLPMHYVPRRKSLLDRAGSLVHTTFSLAGLRPARGRSTAA; this is encoded by the coding sequence GTGACGGCCAGTTCGACGACGAGGCGTTCCCACCCGGCCGACCCGCTCGGACCGGACTCCTTGACCTGGAAATACTTCGGGGACCTTCGCACCGGAATGATGGGCGTCTGGATCGGGGCGCTGCAGAACATGTATCCAGAACTCGGCGCAGCGGTCGAGGAACACTCGATCCTGCTGCGCGAGCCGTTGCAGCGCGTGGCGCGCTCGGTGTACCCGATCATGGGCGTTGTCTACGACGGCGAACGGGCGGCCAGGACGGGTCAACAGGTCAAGGGCTTCCATTCGACCATCAAGGGCGTCGACTCCGAAGGGCGGCGCTACCACGCCCTCAACCCCGAAACGTTCTATTGGGCGCACGCCACCTTCTTCATGCTGGTCATCAAGACCGCCGAGTACTTCTGCGGCGGCCTCACCGAGGCCGACAAGCGGCAACTCTTCGATGAGCACGTGCAGTGGTACGCCCAGTACGGCATGAGCATGCGACCAGTGCCCAAGTCGTGGGAGGAGTTCTGCGAGTACTGGGACCGGGTGTGCAGCGACGAACTGGAGATCAACCGCGCCACCCTCGACATCTTCTCGATCAAGATCCCCAAGCCGTGGTTCGTGCTGATGCCGACCCCGGTGTGGGACCAGATCTTCAAGCCGATGGTGGCCGGCCAGCGCTGGATCGCTGCGGGCTTGTTCGACCCGGTGGTGCGCGAGAAGGCAGGCATGCGGTGGACCCCGGGCGACGAGGTGCTTCTGCGGCTGTTCGGGAAGCTGGTCGAGATGGCGTTCGTCGTCGTGCCCGACGAGATCCGACTGCACCCACGTGCTCTGGCCGCCTACCGGCGCGCGTCTGGCCGGATACCCGACGACGCGCCGTTGGTGGAGGCACCCGCATTCATGGCGCCGCCCCGCGACCGAAGGGACCTGCCGATGCACTACGTCCCGCGCCGCAAGAGCCTGCTCGATCGCGCCGGCTCGCTGGTGCACACCACGTTCTCGCTTGCAGGGCTACGCCCCGCACGTGGCCGTAGCACGGCGGCCTGA
- a CDS encoding RNA methyltransferase produces the protein MAAAIKLHRHTGRRRAARFLTEGPNLVEAALRRGLVIEIFVTEAALTRFAPMLGDAPVHLVTDRAAKALSDTVTPVGLVAVCEVPATSLSDVLGASPDLIAVAADISEPGNAGTVIRIADAMGADAVVLAGHSVDPYNGKCLRASAGSIFAIPVVTETDAGGAVSALCDAGLRVLATSLDGDTSLDDADLTGPTAWLFGPEAHGLPADLAAMAAARVRIPMAGGAESLNVAAAAAICLYQSARAHRLN, from the coding sequence GTGGCGGCAGCGATCAAGCTGCACCGCCACACCGGTCGTCGCCGCGCCGCACGCTTCCTCACCGAGGGGCCCAACCTCGTCGAGGCCGCGTTGCGGCGTGGGCTCGTCATCGAAATCTTCGTCACCGAGGCCGCGTTGACCCGATTCGCGCCGATGCTCGGTGATGCGCCGGTGCACCTCGTCACCGACCGCGCCGCAAAAGCTCTCTCGGACACGGTGACTCCGGTGGGCCTGGTTGCGGTATGTGAAGTGCCCGCGACAAGCCTCTCCGATGTGCTTGGCGCTTCACCCGATCTGATCGCCGTTGCGGCCGACATCTCGGAGCCCGGCAATGCGGGCACCGTGATTCGAATCGCCGACGCGATGGGCGCCGACGCCGTCGTACTCGCGGGCCACAGCGTCGACCCCTACAACGGAAAGTGCCTGCGCGCCTCGGCGGGCAGCATCTTCGCAATCCCTGTGGTGACCGAAACCGACGCCGGGGGAGCGGTTTCCGCGCTCTGTGACGCCGGACTGCGCGTTCTGGCGACCAGCCTCGACGGCGACACGAGCCTGGACGACGCCGACCTGACAGGGCCGACGGCATGGTTGTTCGGCCCCGAAGCCCACGGCCTGCCCGCGGACTTGGCGGCGATGGCGGCCGCACGCGTCCGGATCCCGATGGCGGGCGGCGCCGAGAGCCTCAACGTGGCGGCGGCCGCGGCCATCTGCCTGTACCAGAGCGCGCGAGCACACCGCCTCAACTAA
- a CDS encoding adenylate/guanylate cyclase domain-containing protein, whose protein sequence is MNVESFEERSGTSSGPRGWLRNTNHNPGIVGFLRRARRSLPGDPDFGDPLSAAGVGGPSAAARAADRLLERDVASREVSLAGLQVWQALTERVSGKPANREVTLAFTDLVGFSAWALKAGDDATLKLLRRVAQVVEPPLLEAGGHIVKRMGDGTMAVFADPATAVRAVRNSLDAVRDVEVEGYTPRMRAGVHTGRPQRIGSDWLGVDVNIAARVMERAARGGLIVSQATMDRIPAEDFEALGLSAKRIRKQVFSPRQDGVPTDLAMYRVKTRRELPGDDEENGDLTNA, encoded by the coding sequence ATGAATGTCGAATCGTTCGAAGAACGGTCCGGCACGTCATCGGGACCGCGGGGATGGCTGCGGAACACCAACCACAACCCTGGCATCGTCGGGTTCCTGCGGCGTGCACGTCGTTCCCTGCCAGGGGACCCCGATTTCGGCGATCCGTTGTCCGCCGCAGGTGTTGGCGGGCCGAGCGCCGCCGCCCGCGCCGCTGACCGGCTACTCGAACGCGACGTCGCATCGCGGGAGGTGAGCCTGGCCGGACTGCAGGTCTGGCAGGCACTGACAGAACGGGTTTCAGGCAAGCCCGCCAACCGTGAGGTGACGCTGGCCTTCACCGATCTCGTCGGGTTCTCGGCCTGGGCGTTGAAGGCGGGCGACGATGCCACGCTGAAGCTGCTGCGCCGGGTCGCGCAGGTCGTGGAACCGCCTCTGCTGGAAGCCGGCGGGCACATCGTCAAGAGAATGGGCGACGGCACCATGGCGGTGTTCGCCGACCCCGCCACCGCCGTCCGCGCGGTTCGCAACAGCCTCGATGCCGTGAGAGATGTTGAGGTGGAGGGCTACACGCCACGGATGCGCGCCGGAGTGCACACCGGCAGGCCGCAGCGCATCGGCTCGGACTGGCTCGGCGTCGACGTCAACATCGCCGCCCGGGTGATGGAACGCGCCGCACGCGGTGGCCTGATCGTGTCGCAGGCGACGATGGACCGCATTCCCGCCGAGGATTTCGAGGCGCTCGGCCTGTCCGCCAAGCGCATACGCAAGCAGGTCTTCTCACCCAGACAGGACGGCGTGCCTACGGATCTGGCCATGTACCGCGTCAAAACTCGCAGAGAGTTGCCAGGCGACGACGAGGAGAACGGCGACCTCACCAACGCATAG